TGCGGTCACCACGCCCGAAGAAGCCATCTACGCGACGCGCGCCGGCGCGGACCGGCTGGAACTGTCTAGCGGGCTCGCGCTCGGCGGTCTAACGCCCTCGCTCGGGCTGTTCCGCGCCGTGCGCAAGATGGCGCCCGACGTTCCGCTGTACGTGCTGTTGCGCCCCCGGGCGGGCGGGTTCGCGTACTCGCCGTCGGAGTTCGCCGCGATGGTCGAAGACGCGGAAACGTTCATGCACGAGGGGGCGGACGGACTCGTGTTCGGAGCACTTACGTCTAAAGGGCAGATCCAGCACCACTGGTGCCGCACGCTGGTCGAAGCGGCGCGCGGGAAGGCCGTGTTCCACCGCGCGTTTGACTTCCTCCCCGAGCCGCTCGTGGCATTAGACGAGCTGATCGAAATCGGCTTCGAGCGCGTTCTCACGAGCGGCGGGGCATCGACCGCGGAGGCCGGAACGACGCACCTCGCGGCCCTCGTGCAACACGCCGGGTGGCAAATCGAGATCCTGCCCGCGGGCCGGGTGCGCGGGGAAAACGTCGCCGACCTCGTGCGCGCGACGCGGTGCGATCAGGTCCACGCCGGCCCGCGCACCACCGTTTCAGATCGGAGCCTCGACGGGCGCCCGGCCCTGGCGCGCGAAATGGGCGCGACCACCGAACTCGACGACCGCGCGGTGCGCCACTTGCGCCAGCAACTCGACGGCCTGGTCGAGTCCCTATCATGACCGGCATGACCGCCGACCCGCCGCTCGGAACGTTCCTCGCGACGCTGCGCCGCAGCCGGCTCCTCGACCCGCCCGACCTCGACCGACTCACCACCCGCCACAATCCAACGTCCGCCCGCGCGTTCGCCGACGCGCTCGTTCGCACCGGTGTTCTCACGCACTACCAGGCCGAAAAGCTCCTCAACGGGCACTGGTACGGGCTGGTTCTCGGTCCGTACAGCGTGCTCGCACCGCTCGGGCGCGGGGGCATGGGCACGGTCGTGTACCTCGCACGCGACCGGCGCCTGTCCGCGGCCCTCGGCGACTCGGAACTAGTCGCACTGAAGATCCTCACGAACCGAAAGGCCGAGCGCGAGCCGAAGGCACTCCGGCGGTTCCGGCGCGAAATGGTGTTGGGCCGGCGCGTCGACCACCCGAACGTGGTGCGCACGTTCGTGGCCGGCGAACTCGACGACGTCTACTACACCGCGCTGGAATACATCCCCGGGCGCACGGTGCGGCAACTCGTGCAAGAAACCGGCCCGCTCGCGGTCGGCGACGCGGCGCGGATCTTCGCGGACGTTGCCGCGGGTCTGGCCCACGTCCACGAGCGCGGACTCATCCACCGCGACGTGAAGCCGAGTAACGTGATGGTGCACCCCGACGGGCACGCGGTGCTGCTCGATCTCGGCCTCGCGCTCGTCCCGGGCGAGCAACTACCAACCGATCCGACCATCGTCGGGGGCCGCGGGTACACCGTCGGCACGATGGATTATCTCGCGCCCGAACAGGCCCGCGACGCGAGCACCGTCGGTCCCGTGGCCGATCTTTACAGTCTCGGGTGCTCGCTCGTGTTCGCCCTGACCGGCTCGGTCCCATTCCCCGCACCAACGGCCAAAGAGAAAATCGCCCGTCACCGATCCGACTGGCCCCCCGCCCTCGAACAGGTGCCGCAGGAGTTCGCGCGAATCGTTCACCGGCTCATGGCCAAGTCCCCGGAAATGCGGTACGGCTCCGCGTCCGAAGTGCGCGATCTGCTCGCGAAATGGGCGACATCGTCGCAAACCCGCACGCCCGTCGACGCGATCGTGCTCGCCGATACACCGGGCAACGACACGGGTTTATGGGAACTGGTGCCCGGTGAAGATTTACCGGACCCCAGCGCTGGTCCCGGTTGGGAGTTGGTTCACAACCTCGACGACACTCCCGGGTCGATCGAGGTACTGGAAATCCCGCCGGAAAAGCCCTCGCGCAGCGGGTGCCTCACGGCGGGGGCGCTGTTTGCCCTGTTGGGTTTCGTAATAACGCGCGTGGTGTGATACCGAATCGTGCGGGTTGCTTTGCCTTCTGTAGCCGGCCTCTATCAACAGCTTGCAAACGTGTGCGACGATTCTGTTTTGGGTTTTGCCCTCTCCCCTTGCGGGAGAGGGTCGCCGCGCTTCGCGGCGGGGTGAGG
This region of Gemmata massiliana genomic DNA includes:
- a CDS encoding serine/threonine-protein kinase, producing the protein MTGMTADPPLGTFLATLRRSRLLDPPDLDRLTTRHNPTSARAFADALVRTGVLTHYQAEKLLNGHWYGLVLGPYSVLAPLGRGGMGTVVYLARDRRLSAALGDSELVALKILTNRKAEREPKALRRFRREMVLGRRVDHPNVVRTFVAGELDDVYYTALEYIPGRTVRQLVQETGPLAVGDAARIFADVAAGLAHVHERGLIHRDVKPSNVMVHPDGHAVLLDLGLALVPGEQLPTDPTIVGGRGYTVGTMDYLAPEQARDASTVGPVADLYSLGCSLVFALTGSVPFPAPTAKEKIARHRSDWPPALEQVPQEFARIVHRLMAKSPEMRYGSASEVRDLLAKWATSSQTRTPVDAIVLADTPGNDTGLWELVPGEDLPDPSAGPGWELVHNLDDTPGSIEVLEIPPEKPSRSGCLTAGALFALLGFVITRVV